From the Aptenodytes patagonicus chromosome 25, bAptPat1.pri.cur, whole genome shotgun sequence genome, the window TGCTGAGCTTGTGGCTGACcatcttggttttgtttatttccttatGTCCTTAGGAGCTGGAGAAGCTAGGACTGCGAGATGATGTGGATCTGCACGTCTACGAAGTCCCAGTTGAATACCAGACAGTGCAAAGGCTCATTCCCGCATTATGGAAAAAGCACAGTCCACAAGTGAGTGAgtaaagggaggaggagaaaagacagGGCGAGTGGTTGAAATCTGTCATGCTTACAGCAACGAGCATGATGTGAAGTCcccttttttaatgtatgttcAGACCGGTGGTCCCTCACTAGATCTTCTCCTCCGTTGTGGCGAGAACACGTGAATTTGTAGAACTTTATAGCTCAGAATAGAGCGCTCCAATTAATGGGAGCAGTCGGTGTGAAGAGGCTGCCGCAAAGGGCTGCCTAGACAGCTCGCGGTTAGTCTGTGCCACCTGGGCTGGTCCGGCGGCGGGCTCGGCTGCGAACGTGCCAACGTTCGTTTTCACCCTGAGTAAATTACAGTTTAGGCCAGGAGGGGGTGAAACAAGAAGAATTGTTCTGTACTGGACCCACGAGTTCACCGATAAATTGACGTTACTGGGACATTCCTGCAAGAACTCCTGTAGCAACTCCATCGGTCTTTAACTGGGAATCGCGGGCTGTTGGTTTTCCGCCGTTTTGTATTTTGGTTGATCtaacttgtttcttttctcttgtagTTGGTGGTTCATGTAGGCGTTTCGGGTATGGCTACAACTGTAACTCTGGAGAAGTGTGGCCATAACGTAGGTTATAAAGGCTTAGACAACTGCCGTTTCTGCCCAGGCTCTCAGTGTTGCGTAGAAGGTGGCCCAGAATGCATCGATTCCATTATTGACATGGACACGGTTTGCAAGAGAGTCTCAGCACTGGGGCTGGATGTCACGGTCACTATATCTAAGGATGCCGGCAGGTATGGGGTGCCAGTGATCGATGGGGAAAATAGACTCGTACTGCCATGCATGTTCCCTTCGTGCTCGACTCCTGAGGCCCGTACGATTCATACGCTTTTCGCTTCTCACGGAGCTGGCAAAATACCATCTATTTTTCAGTGGTCACCCAGTCATCGGGGGAAAAAGAGAGATCTTTACGTTTCTTTGTCCTAGATTGGGTTAAAGCAGTCGCACAGACTCACAGTACCTGGCTTGTATTCCACTCTTCATTGCAGGATGTTGCTGCAATGCTGGATGATAAGAATATACAGTTCCTCCCGTCCTGCAGTTTGCTCGCTGTATTTGTCACTTGTTGCTAAATAAGCTCTATTCTTCTATTTCAGGTACCTCTGTGACTTCACTTACTACACTTCCTTATACCAGAG encodes:
- the PGPEP1 gene encoding pyroglutamyl-peptidase 1 isoform X1 — encoded protein: MEKPRRAVVVTGFGPFGEHAVNASWIAVQELEKLGLRDDVDLHVYEVPVEYQTVQRLIPALWKKHSPQLVVHVGVSGMATTVTLEKCGHNVGYKGLDNCRFCPGSQCCVEGGPECIDSIIDMDTVCKRVSALGLDVTVTISKDAGRYLCDFTYYTSLYQSRGRSAFVHVPPLGKPYTAEQLGRALQAIIEEMLDVLEHSEDKINCQHEH
- the PGPEP1 gene encoding pyroglutamyl-peptidase 1 isoform X2, which codes for MATTVTLEKCGHNVGYKGLDNCRFCPGSQCCVEGGPECIDSIIDMDTVCKRVSALGLDVTVTISKDAGRYLCDFTYYTSLYQSRGRSAFVHVPPLGKPYTAEQLGRALQAIIEEMLDVLEHSEDKINCQHEH